Proteins co-encoded in one Lynx canadensis isolate LIC74 chromosome C1, mLynCan4.pri.v2, whole genome shotgun sequence genomic window:
- the RBBP4 gene encoding histone-binding protein RBBP4: protein MADKEAAFDDAVEERVINEEYKIWKKNTPFLYDLVMTHALEWPSLTAQWLPDVTRPEGKDFSIHRLVLGTHTSDEQNHLVIASVQLPNDDAQFDASHYDSEKGEFGGFGSVSGKIEIEIKINHEGEVNRARYMPQNPCIIATKTPSSDVLVFDYTKHPSKPDPSGECNPDLRLRGHQKEGYGLSWNPNLSGHLLSASDDHTICLWDISAVPKEGKVVDAKTIFTGHTAVVEDVSWHLLHESLFGSVADDQKLMIWDTRSNNTSKPSHSVDAHTAEVNCLSFNPYSEFILATGSADKTVALWDLRNLKLKLHSFESHKDEIFQVQWSPHNETILASSGTDRRLNVWDLSKIGEEQSPEDAEDGPPELLFIHGGHTAKISDFSWNPNEPWVICSVSEDNIMQVWQMAENIYNDEDPEGSVDPEGQGS, encoded by the exons ATGGCCGACAAGGAAG caGCCTTTGATGACGCAGTAGAAGAACGTGTGATCAACGAAGAgtacaaaatatggaaaaagaacaCCCCTTTTCTTTACGATTTGGTGATGACCCATGCTCTGGAGTGGCCTAGCCTAACTGCACAGTGGCTTCCAGATGTAACCAG ACCAGAAGGGAAAGACTTCAGCATTCATCGACTTGTCCTGGGAACACACACGTCGGATGAACAAAACCACCTTGTGATAGCCAGTGTGCAGCTCCCTAACGATGATGCTCAGTTTGATGCTTCCCACTACGATAGTGAGAAAGGAG AATTTGGAGGTTTTGGCTCAGTTAGTGGAAAAATTGAAATAGAGATCAAGATCAACCATGAAGGAGAAGTAAACAGGGCACGCTATATGCCCCAGAACCCTTGCATCATTGCAACAAAGACTCCATCCAGCGATGTTCTTGTTTTTGACTATACCAAACATCCTTCCAAACCAG ACCCTTCTGGAGAGTGCAACCCCGACCTGCGTCTCCGTGGACATCAGAAGGAAGGCTATGGGCTTTCTTGGAACCCAAATCTCAGTGGGCACTTACTTAGTGCTTCAGATGACCAT acCATCTGCCTCTGGGACATCAGTGCTGttccaaaggaaggaaaagttgtGGATGCGAAGACCATCTTTACAGGGCATACAGCAGTAGTAGAAGACGTTTCCTGGCATCTGCTCCATGAGTCTCTGTTTGGGTCAGTTGCTGATGATCAGAAACTTATGAT cTGGGATACTCGTTCAAACAATACTTCCAAACCAAGCCACTCAGTTGATGCTCACACTGCTGAAGTGAACTGCCTATCTTTCAATCCTTACAGTGAGTTCATTCTTGCCACAGGATCAGCTGACAAG ACCGTTGCTTTGTGGGATCTGAGAAATCTGAAACTTAAGTTGCATTCCTTTGAATCACATAAGGATGAAATATTCCAA GTTCAGTGGTCGCCTCACAATGAGACTATTTTGGCTTCCAGTGGTACTGATCGCAGACTGAACGTCTGGGATTTAAG TAAAATTGGAGAGGAACAATCCCCAGAAGATGCAGAAGATGGGCCACCAGAATTGTTG TTTATTCATGGTGGTCACACTGCCAAGATATCTGATTTCTCCTGGAATCCCAATGAACCTTGGGTGATTTGTTCTGTATCAGAAGATAATATCATGCAGGTTTGGCAAATG GCAGAGAACATTTATAATGATGAAGACCCTGAAGGAAGCGTGGATCCAGAAGGACAAGGGTCCTAG